A window from Effusibacillus lacus encodes these proteins:
- a CDS encoding branched-chain amino acid ABC transporter permease — translation MDLHVNLFLNGISLGMLIFLIAAGLSLIFGFMGVLNFAHGAIFIWGAYSGWTVYGLTGSFALGLLAGTFIGVALGYLVERFFVQRFYGDHIAQILLTLGLMLVLTELLKVFWGPNIQNFEKPELLQGVVSILNQPFPVYKGFIIVVGLLIVFGVHWMLTRTKYGIIIRAGVQDPVMVQALGINVRKVFTMVFAFGAALASFGGVMYGPSFGSLFPELGLQNQLLAFIVIVIGGIGNFLGAFVGSLLVGLSQTFMGYYWPEAALAVNVALMVIVLMLKPEGLFGMRR, via the coding sequence GTGGATTTGCATGTGAATCTGTTTCTGAACGGCATATCTTTGGGCATGTTGATATTCCTGATCGCCGCGGGATTATCCCTGATCTTCGGATTCATGGGCGTGTTGAACTTTGCGCACGGGGCCATTTTTATCTGGGGGGCTTATTCGGGATGGACCGTGTATGGTCTGACAGGCAGCTTCGCCCTTGGATTGTTGGCGGGAACGTTTATCGGCGTGGCGCTGGGATACCTGGTCGAAAGGTTCTTCGTGCAGCGTTTCTACGGGGACCATATAGCTCAAATTCTTTTGACGCTTGGCTTAATGCTGGTATTGACTGAATTGTTGAAGGTTTTCTGGGGCCCCAACATCCAAAACTTTGAAAAACCGGAGTTGCTGCAAGGGGTGGTTTCCATTCTCAACCAGCCGTTCCCCGTCTATAAAGGTTTTATCATTGTGGTGGGACTGCTGATCGTATTTGGAGTTCATTGGATGCTTACCCGCACAAAATACGGCATCATTATTCGCGCAGGCGTACAGGATCCCGTAATGGTGCAGGCATTGGGTATCAATGTAAGAAAAGTATTTACCATGGTGTTTGCTTTCGGTGCGGCTCTGGCTTCTTTTGGCGGGGTGATGTACGGTCCTTCCTTTGGCTCTTTGTTCCCGGAATTGGGGCTGCAGAATCAGCTGCTGGCATTCATTGTGATTGTTATCGGCGGCATAGGAAACTTTCTGGGAGCTTTCGTCGGCAGTTTGCTGGTGGGATTGTCCCAAACTTTTATGGGTTACTACTGGCCGGAAGCAGCTCTGGCAGTGAACGTGGCCTTGATGGTCATTGTTTTGATGCTGAAACCGGAAGGCCTGTTCGGGATGCGGAGGTGA
- a CDS encoding branched-chain amino acid ABC transporter permease, giving the protein MLKFLNNRAVLLAFLVVLAVMPLISSKTFMATLIQIFIIAVYAMSYDLLLGYTGIVSFGHAMFFGIGAYSVAIMSDKLDDPNMVVPGILIGLIISVLLSVAIGFLSLRVREVYFSMITLAVAELLFIVAEKWTRVTGGNDGMSFSIPEFLRDRTVMYYAALLFLVCMYLFLKRVVDSPLGKTLQAIRENEQRVESLGYNVLGFKVVSIVISGAVATLAGVMFGLFQRFVNTSVLGLDKTIEALLATIIGGAGTLIGSVLGAGVIRFAQDWLTSLTKVHPIFERWMIIFGILYILIVMFFPKGIVGTIREKFMTNRGNGDALRAGERNQTSL; this is encoded by the coding sequence ATGCTGAAATTTCTAAACAATAGGGCGGTTCTGTTGGCTTTTCTTGTCGTACTGGCTGTGATGCCTTTGATAAGTTCCAAGACTTTTATGGCCACATTGATTCAAATTTTTATTATCGCGGTCTATGCCATGAGTTATGACCTGCTTCTCGGGTATACGGGGATTGTATCGTTCGGCCATGCCATGTTTTTTGGAATTGGCGCTTACTCTGTTGCCATCATGAGTGACAAGCTGGATGATCCGAACATGGTGGTTCCGGGGATTCTGATTGGACTTATAATTTCGGTTCTACTGTCGGTGGCAATCGGATTCCTGTCCCTTCGGGTAAGGGAAGTCTATTTTTCCATGATTACGCTGGCAGTTGCGGAACTGCTGTTTATTGTGGCGGAGAAGTGGACCCGGGTGACAGGCGGAAACGATGGGATGAGTTTTTCGATTCCGGAATTCCTGCGTGACCGTACGGTTATGTACTATGCCGCACTGCTTTTCCTGGTCTGCATGTATCTGTTCCTGAAGCGTGTGGTGGATTCTCCGCTGGGGAAAACCTTGCAGGCCATTCGTGAGAATGAACAACGCGTGGAGTCATTAGGCTATAACGTACTGGGTTTTAAAGTGGTATCCATCGTCATCTCCGGAGCAGTTGCCACTCTTGCAGGCGTTATGTTCGGTCTGTTCCAGCGTTTTGTGAATACTTCCGTCCTGGGTCTTGATAAAACAATCGAGGCGCTGTTGGCTACAATTATTGGCGGGGCCGGCACTTTGATCGGCTCCGTGTTGGGAGCGGGTGTGATCCGGTTTGCCCAGGACTGGCTCACTTCCTTGACCAAGGTTCATCCGATCTTCGAGAGATGGATGATCATCTTCGGAATCCTGTACATCTTGATCGTTATGTTCTTCCCAAAAGGGATTGTCGGCACCATCCGTGAGAAATTCATGACCAACAGGGGGAATGGCGATGCCCTTCGCGCAGGTGAACGGAATCAAACTTCATTATGA
- a CDS encoding alpha/beta fold hydrolase, translating into MPFAQVNGIKLHYDTAGTGTPALVLIHGNVGSSRWWDPVWGLLADNYTVIRLDLRGAGKSDKPGDGYAVPRYSEDVRALLKHLGHESVIAVGHSMGGAIAMDMAVNQPGLVKGMVLVNPAPAEGFVTPEERKPLIEQMIRDRNLMKMALSAVVPTAAQGELFEAIVDDAMIAGPTIVSNYTSLGQADYRSRLSGLAIPTLIVYGVLDTLIPLDMIERTRDAIAGSELVLYDGIGHSPNVEVPDRLVKDISRFIEKIPAVKENDL; encoded by the coding sequence ATGCCCTTCGCGCAGGTGAACGGAATCAAACTTCATTATGATACGGCAGGCACTGGCACTCCAGCGCTGGTACTGATTCACGGCAACGTCGGGTCGAGCCGCTGGTGGGATCCGGTTTGGGGGCTGTTGGCTGACAACTATACAGTCATTCGTCTGGATTTGAGGGGAGCCGGCAAGAGCGACAAGCCGGGGGACGGGTATGCGGTTCCCCGGTACTCGGAGGATGTAAGGGCGTTGCTCAAGCACTTGGGGCATGAGAGTGTGATCGCAGTGGGCCATTCGATGGGCGGAGCGATTGCGATGGATATGGCCGTAAACCAACCCGGCCTAGTGAAGGGAATGGTGCTTGTGAATCCGGCCCCGGCGGAGGGGTTTGTCACGCCGGAAGAACGAAAACCTCTGATCGAGCAAATGATCCGCGACCGCAATCTGATGAAGATGGCTCTGTCGGCAGTTGTACCCACCGCCGCACAGGGAGAACTGTTTGAAGCCATCGTCGACGATGCAATGATCGCGGGTCCGACCATTGTGTCCAATTACACATCCCTCGGCCAGGCCGACTACAGGTCCCGTCTTTCGGGTCTTGCCATCCCCACACTCATCGTCTATGGGGTGCTGGATACCCTGATTCCGCTGGACATGATCGAACGGACCCGTGATGCGATTGCAGGCAGCGAACTGGTCCTTTATGACGGAATCGGCCACTCGCCCAATGTGGAAGTGCCCGACCGGCTGGTAAAGGATATTTCCAGGTTTATAGAGAAGATTCCCGCAGTCAAAGAGAATGACCTTTGA
- a CDS encoding thiolase family protein — MREVYLVSAVRSAIGTFGGAFKEMMPSELVVPVLQEAVARAGIHAEQVEEVILGNCIQRTDEPNVARTGALKAGFPITATGYTIQRQCASGLQAILSGMQQIQTGNADVIVAGGVEVMSSSPYVLKQYRWGGRLQHGQVTDTVWEILEDPIHKIMMGETAERVAEKYGITREEQDQVAFESHRKALAAQESGRFDREIVKVAARAGRKTVEVSKDEHPRPDISFESLSALKPVFRKDGTVTAGNASGINDGAAAVVLMSGEKVKELGVKPMARLVAGAVAGVEPELMGYGPVPAVQKLLAKTGMKKEDIDVWEINEAFAAQYLAVEKLLELDRSKVNLNGSGISLGHPVGCTGARITTTLVHELHQGNFRYGISSLCVGGGIGVALLLERV; from the coding sequence ATGAGAGAAGTCTATTTGGTGTCGGCTGTCCGATCGGCCATTGGTACGTTTGGCGGAGCATTCAAGGAAATGATGCCGAGCGAACTGGTGGTTCCGGTTTTGCAGGAAGCGGTGGCACGGGCAGGCATTCATGCGGAACAGGTTGAGGAAGTGATTCTTGGCAACTGCATTCAGCGGACGGACGAACCGAACGTGGCGCGGACCGGTGCTTTGAAAGCGGGATTTCCCATCACGGCGACCGGCTATACCATCCAAAGGCAGTGCGCGTCAGGACTGCAGGCGATTCTCAGCGGCATGCAGCAGATTCAAACCGGGAATGCTGACGTTATCGTTGCCGGCGGGGTGGAAGTGATGAGCTCCAGTCCTTACGTTCTGAAGCAGTACCGTTGGGGAGGCCGTCTGCAGCACGGGCAAGTGACCGATACCGTCTGGGAAATTCTTGAAGATCCGATTCACAAGATCATGATGGGGGAAACGGCAGAGCGTGTTGCTGAGAAATATGGAATCACCCGGGAGGAGCAGGACCAGGTTGCTTTTGAGAGCCACCGCAAGGCATTGGCGGCCCAGGAATCGGGCCGGTTCGACCGGGAGATCGTGAAGGTTGCGGCAAGAGCGGGAAGAAAAACGGTGGAAGTCTCCAAGGATGAACATCCGCGTCCCGACATTTCTTTCGAAAGCCTCTCCGCACTCAAGCCCGTCTTTCGGAAAGACGGAACCGTGACAGCGGGGAATGCTTCCGGGATTAACGACGGAGCGGCTGCAGTTGTTCTCATGTCCGGGGAAAAAGTCAAGGAACTGGGTGTGAAACCGATGGCCCGCTTGGTCGCCGGTGCTGTGGCAGGCGTTGAGCCGGAATTGATGGGATACGGTCCCGTTCCGGCGGTTCAGAAGCTCCTTGCCAAAACCGGAATGAAGAAAGAGGATATCGACGTATGGGAAATCAACGAAGCGTTTGCCGCCCAATATCTGGCTGTTGAGAAACTGCTCGAACTGGATCGCAGCAAAGTGAACCTGAACGGTTCCGGAATCTCCCTGGGTCATCCAGTCGGATGCACGGGCGCCCGGATTACCACCACACTGGTTCACGAATTGCATCAAGGGAACTTTCGATACGGAATTTCTTCCCTGTGTGTCGGGGGCGGCATCGGAGTAGCCCTACTTTTGGAAAGAGTCTGA
- a CDS encoding alpha/beta hydrolase family protein has translation MIYHVTYLSDGLKVKGYLGLPNGYELHISELQGMISRFYGSSDLPVTEIASSISQEKKDIRLFKLPVLLYCRGGIGKFGRVKTDWIEQFADYGYVIFAPSYRGNEGGEGRDEFGGSDKEDVLSAYRLLQNLSFVNPERISVMGFSRGAINATLTAVEIPAVHRLILWNGVTDLAQTYEERIDLRRMLKRVLGGSPAKKPGSYQSRSPLLMANRIRCPVLIMHGSEDRQVDFSHGLNMYKKLKELGGNVDMHFYRGYGHHFPPPIHEAAVERMFGWIGH, from the coding sequence ATGATTTATCATGTGACCTACCTGTCCGATGGATTAAAGGTGAAAGGATATCTCGGTCTGCCGAATGGTTATGAACTCCATATATCGGAATTGCAAGGTATGATCAGCCGGTTTTATGGTTCTTCAGACCTTCCGGTAACAGAAATAGCAAGTTCCATCAGTCAGGAGAAAAAAGACATCCGATTGTTCAAGTTGCCTGTTCTCCTTTACTGTCGGGGCGGCATTGGCAAATTCGGAAGGGTCAAGACGGATTGGATCGAACAATTCGCCGATTATGGATACGTGATTTTTGCTCCCTCCTATCGGGGGAACGAAGGTGGAGAGGGACGCGATGAATTTGGCGGAAGTGACAAGGAAGATGTTCTTTCCGCGTATCGTCTTCTGCAGAATCTTTCGTTCGTCAATCCCGAACGAATTTCTGTCATGGGCTTTTCGCGCGGCGCTATCAATGCCACGTTAACTGCTGTGGAAATTCCTGCAGTACACAGATTGATTCTGTGGAATGGAGTGACAGACTTGGCGCAAACCTATGAAGAGCGGATTGATTTGCGAAGAATGCTCAAACGCGTGCTTGGGGGCTCACCTGCCAAAAAGCCGGGCTCTTATCAATCCCGCTCCCCACTGCTGATGGCAAACCGTATCCGCTGTCCAGTCCTGATTATGCATGGGTCAGAAGATAGGCAAGTCGATTTCAGTCACGGGTTAAACATGTATAAAAAATTGAAAGAACTTGGAGGTAACGTGGACATGCATTTCTATCGGGGGTACGGACATCATTTTCCGCCCCCGATACATGAAGCGGCAGTCGAACGTATGTTTGGTTGGATAGGACATTAA
- the def gene encoding peptide deformylase, with protein MAVREILQGDHPLLRTQCSPVTEFDDSIAQLLQDLEDTMKQHRGTGLAAPQIGVDLQAIVVDANDGMLALLNPQITSSEGTQESVEGCLSFPETTLKLTRPQSITVLARDRSGSQVQLDATGHLARVLCHEIDHLQGILFFDHLSNEQFVEQLLGQVGSSGDSIPIAPHKSSGTDRDPDMDARQREVRLALDFLADAAWKLELAHDLLKDHKDLITAAKDDWNRLGKLAKKLSKAAIKWERSWKKNS; from the coding sequence TTGGCTGTAAGGGAGATATTGCAAGGGGATCATCCGCTGCTCCGGACACAGTGTTCGCCCGTAACGGAATTTGATGACTCGATTGCTCAGTTGTTGCAGGATCTGGAAGATACAATGAAGCAGCACCGGGGAACGGGACTTGCCGCCCCTCAGATCGGTGTGGACCTGCAAGCCATTGTGGTCGATGCAAACGATGGGATGCTTGCACTGCTCAACCCGCAAATTACAAGTTCGGAAGGAACCCAGGAGAGCGTGGAGGGATGTTTGAGTTTTCCGGAAACCACCCTGAAGCTTACCCGGCCCCAGTCGATTACGGTACTGGCGAGAGACAGGTCCGGATCACAGGTTCAACTGGACGCCACCGGCCATTTGGCACGGGTTCTTTGCCATGAGATCGACCATCTGCAGGGAATTTTATTCTTTGACCATCTGTCGAATGAGCAGTTTGTGGAACAACTTCTCGGGCAAGTAGGGAGTTCGGGTGACTCAATACCGATAGCTCCCCATAAATCTTCCGGAACTGACCGGGATCCGGACATGGATGCCAGACAAAGAGAGGTCCGGCTGGCTCTGGATTTTCTGGCCGATGCAGCATGGAAGCTGGAGCTTGCCCATGACCTGCTGAAAGATCACAAGGATCTTATTACTGCAGCAAAAGACGACTGGAACCGTCTTGGAAAACTGGCCAAAAAGCTGTCCAAAGCGGCAATCAAGTGGGAACGTTCATGGAAAAAGAACTCTTAA
- a CDS encoding GNAT family N-acetyltransferase, which translates to MNPILIEAWGRKVDPREIFLEGSKTMVIETEDSRLAGFYNFIEDETVLHLNVIVIDTPYQGTGVAESVMRELEQTARQRSCSEIRLNVQTNNSRAIRFYEKMGFVQVAAPFLNTIPMSKKVMTTAKNCQSGSG; encoded by the coding sequence ATGAATCCGATCCTGATCGAAGCATGGGGACGCAAGGTGGATCCGCGGGAGATCTTCCTTGAAGGGTCGAAAACGATGGTCATCGAAACGGAAGACAGCCGGTTGGCGGGCTTTTACAACTTTATCGAGGATGAAACGGTCCTTCACTTGAATGTCATCGTCATTGACACTCCCTATCAAGGGACAGGGGTGGCTGAGAGTGTGATGAGGGAACTGGAACAGACGGCGAGACAGCGTTCCTGCTCCGAAATACGATTGAACGTGCAGACCAACAATTCAAGAGCCATCCGCTTTTATGAAAAAATGGGTTTCGTGCAGGTCGCAGCCCCATTTTTGAATACGATCCCCATGAGCAAAAAAGTAATGACAACGGCAAAAAACTGCCAATCCGGTTCGGGTTGA
- a CDS encoding small multi-drug export protein, whose amino-acid sequence MEDLTGFKQNRQAKQQPSFLLAGVVGSLLLLGIAAGIGLLQGNWAAAASVIASSLLLEVVIGAAGSVPLGFDPVSGATVAAASNLAPVPLLLAAFERLVSKWRWFRRKAEKAEKWSKKYGKYGVWVLAPMAPLLGAYVCVAIGIGLRWQPVMTFVSITVGVVVSAFLTTFGGNWLVG is encoded by the coding sequence TTGGAAGATCTCACTGGCTTCAAACAGAATCGGCAAGCGAAGCAGCAGCCTTCCTTTCTGTTGGCAGGCGTTGTCGGGTCGTTGCTGTTGCTTGGGATTGCGGCTGGAATTGGGTTGCTGCAGGGGAACTGGGCTGCCGCCGCCTCAGTCATTGCTTCTTCCCTTCTGCTGGAAGTTGTGATCGGTGCTGCCGGCAGCGTCCCGTTAGGGTTTGACCCCGTGTCGGGGGCCACGGTAGCGGCAGCGTCCAATCTGGCACCGGTTCCTCTGCTGCTGGCCGCTTTTGAGCGATTGGTCAGCAAATGGCGTTGGTTTCGCAGAAAAGCGGAGAAAGCAGAGAAATGGAGCAAGAAATACGGCAAGTATGGAGTATGGGTACTGGCTCCCATGGCCCCATTGCTTGGGGCGTATGTGTGTGTGGCAATTGGCATTGGTCTGCGGTGGCAGCCGGTTATGACTTTTGTCAGCATCACGGTCGGGGTTGTTGTTTCTGCTTTTTTGACGACTTTCGGCGGCAATTGGCTGGTAGGGTAA
- a CDS encoding phage holin, LLH family, whose product MDQGTFGLLQQAVSMLLQIVLLAVVAGLVWLRNELKNYIAANTTIRERELIADLGKAAFSYAETVYSGLDGPGKLNEATKYMLDVLEGMGKEVPMKDIRAAIETAWLEDRRRSGVPAKKPNTYEVR is encoded by the coding sequence ATGGATCAGGGTACATTTGGATTGCTTCAACAAGCGGTGTCCATGCTGTTGCAAATCGTTCTGCTTGCCGTTGTGGCGGGGCTTGTCTGGTTGCGTAATGAACTGAAAAACTATATTGCCGCCAACACGACGATCCGTGAAAGAGAACTGATAGCCGATCTTGGAAAAGCGGCTTTCTCTTATGCGGAAACGGTATACAGCGGACTTGACGGACCGGGCAAGTTGAACGAAGCGACCAAATATATGCTGGATGTGTTGGAAGGGATGGGCAAAGAAGTTCCGATGAAGGACATCCGCGCCGCCATTGAAACCGCCTGGCTGGAAGATCGCAGACGGTCGGGAGTTCCGGCGAAGAAACCAAATACTTATGAGGTGCGGTAG
- a CDS encoding DUF445 domain-containing protein → MTLLLMTIAVGAAIGFGTNLLAILMLFRPWRERRLFGVKLPFTPGLIPKRQPEIAHKLGEVVEEHLLTKEGILSTISRPEWASAMSGRILEWIETVLAEDRTLRGLWSRVTGQTALEIADQLEKWALTSKPIRDLLPDAVQNRIAVQIGTFAESLLEKGQAWLDSQSAREFLIATIQDRLTGGGMFGKLAVMFIQEEKLADEIVPHLKNFLANPATLRFIQDKFLEEWQTLLNRNAGEAVSVLVNKSVDVDLYELFENHRPAVIGFLDKLLLRVQQSSGIWVSPILHSLDIKRIVEEQVSSFPIPKFEKLVFDVVQRELKMITWLGAFLGGLIGLIQALFIMGWQ, encoded by the coding sequence ATGACCTTACTCCTTATGACCATAGCAGTTGGTGCGGCCATCGGATTTGGCACCAATCTGCTTGCCATTCTGATGTTGTTTCGTCCCTGGCGCGAACGGCGGCTGTTTGGTGTAAAGCTGCCGTTCACCCCCGGCCTGATTCCAAAGCGGCAGCCGGAAATTGCCCATAAATTGGGGGAAGTTGTCGAAGAGCACCTTCTGACCAAGGAAGGAATCTTGTCCACCATTTCACGCCCTGAATGGGCTTCGGCTATGAGTGGGCGGATCCTGGAATGGATAGAGACAGTTTTGGCAGAAGACCGGACACTGCGGGGTCTATGGAGCCGTGTGACGGGGCAAACCGCTTTGGAGATCGCGGACCAACTGGAAAAATGGGCTCTTACGTCCAAGCCAATCCGGGATTTGCTGCCGGATGCGGTGCAAAACCGGATCGCCGTTCAAATCGGCACCTTTGCCGAGTCTCTGCTGGAAAAGGGACAAGCATGGCTCGATTCGCAGAGTGCCCGGGAATTCCTGATCGCAACAATTCAAGACCGGCTGACTGGGGGCGGCATGTTCGGCAAGCTCGCGGTGATGTTCATTCAGGAAGAAAAACTTGCAGACGAGATTGTCCCCCATCTGAAAAATTTCCTGGCAAACCCGGCCACGCTTCGCTTCATTCAGGACAAATTCCTGGAAGAATGGCAGACGCTGCTCAACCGGAATGCGGGTGAAGCGGTAAGCGTCCTGGTCAACAAAAGCGTTGATGTTGACTTGTATGAACTGTTTGAGAATCATCGTCCTGCCGTGATTGGCTTTCTTGACAAACTGCTGCTGCGGGTTCAGCAATCCTCCGGCATATGGGTTTCCCCCATCCTTCATTCCCTTGATATCAAACGGATTGTGGAAGAGCAGGTGTCTTCTTTTCCCATACCGAAGTTTGAAAAGCTGGTGTTTGATGTCGTGCAGCGGGAGTTGAAAATGATCACTTGGCTCGGTGCTTTCCTCGGTGGACTAATCGGCCTCATTCAGGCATTATTTATAATGGGGTGGCAGTGA
- a CDS encoding metal-dependent hydrolase, with protein MKVTYHGHSCFLVEAGDKRVIIDPFLTNNPKAVVKAEDIQVDAVLVTHGHGDHLGDAIEISKQNDAPIVAVYELAAYCGSKGAPVHGMHLGGAHEFEFGRVKLTIAFHGSGVEEDGKMIYAGNPAGFLLTMQGKTFYHAGDTALFGDMKLIGELNKIDAAALPIGDNFTMGPDDAVLAANWLNAKKVIPMHYNTWPLIEQDAEAFAARLKPAGIEGLVLRPGETVEI; from the coding sequence GTGAAGGTTACTTACCACGGACATTCCTGTTTCCTGGTGGAAGCGGGGGACAAACGGGTAATTATTGACCCGTTCCTGACAAACAATCCAAAGGCTGTTGTCAAAGCGGAAGACATTCAGGTGGATGCCGTTCTGGTAACGCACGGACACGGAGATCATTTGGGCGACGCCATCGAGATATCCAAGCAAAACGATGCACCCATTGTGGCTGTCTATGAACTGGCCGCCTATTGCGGAAGCAAAGGTGCTCCCGTGCATGGCATGCACCTGGGGGGTGCCCATGAATTTGAATTTGGCCGGGTTAAGCTGACAATTGCATTTCACGGTTCCGGTGTGGAAGAAGACGGAAAGATGATCTATGCGGGGAACCCCGCCGGATTCCTGCTGACCATGCAGGGGAAGACATTCTATCATGCGGGGGACACGGCCCTCTTTGGGGACATGAAGCTGATCGGGGAGTTGAACAAGATCGACGCGGCGGCGCTGCCCATTGGCGACAACTTCACGATGGGGCCGGACGATGCGGTGCTTGCTGCCAATTGGCTGAATGCCAAGAAAGTGATTCCCATGCATTACAACACCTGGCCATTGATTGAGCAGGACGCAGAAGCGTTTGCGGCCAGGCTGAAACCTGCCGGAATCGAGGGATTGGTTCTGAGACCCGGCGAAACGGTGGAAATCTGA
- a CDS encoding DUF3243 domain-containing protein: MSVLDNFDRWKEFLGDRVEQAKAAGLSDQQITDVATKMGEYLANKVDPENPQERLLKQLWDANPDQRSTMAKMMINLVTKH, encoded by the coding sequence ATGTCAGTACTCGACAATTTTGACCGCTGGAAAGAGTTCCTCGGCGACCGTGTAGAACAGGCAAAAGCAGCAGGCTTGTCAGACCAGCAAATTACGGATGTGGCGACGAAAATGGGCGAATACCTGGCCAACAAGGTAGACCCGGAAAATCCTCAGGAACGGCTGCTCAAACAGCTTTGGGATGCAAATCCCGATCAACGTTCCACAATGGCCAAAATGATGATCAACCTGGTCACAAAGCATTAA
- the thiC gene encoding phosphomethylpyrimidine synthase ThiC, which translates to MSQSTQDQPMIDLKSAFPGSRKVYVEGSRPDLNVPMREIQLHPTSTPTGEVGNPPVRVYDTSGPYTDPAYAVDIRKGLPALRRNWILERGDVEEYEGREVKPEDDGFRADDPRANREVFPGLNRKPLRAKPGRNVTQLHYARKGIITPEMEFIAIREGLTPEFVRDEVARGRAIIPANINHPESEPMIIGRNFHVKVNANIGNSAVTSSIEEEVEKMTWATRWGADTIMDLSTGKNIHTTREWIIRNSPVPVGTVPIYQALEKVNGVVEDLSWEVYRDTLIEQAEQGVDYFTIHAGVLLRYIPLTSKRVTGIVSRGGSIMAAWCLAHHKENFLYTHFEEICEIMKAYDVAFSLGDGLRPGSIADANDEAQFAELKTLGELTQIAWKHDVQVMIEGPGHVPMHKIKENVDLQMEICQEAPFYTLGPLTTDIAPGYDHITSAIGAAMIGWFGTAMLCYVTPKEHLGLPNKNDVREGVIAYKIAAHAADLAKGHPNAQKRDDALSKARFEFRWRDQFNLSLDPERAMEYHDETLPAEAAKTSHFCSMCGPKFCSMRITQDIRQYAEAKGIDAETAIDEGLEEKAKEFREAGSQIYR; encoded by the coding sequence ATGTCACAAAGCACGCAAGATCAGCCAATGATCGATCTGAAGTCTGCTTTTCCGGGCAGCCGGAAAGTCTATGTGGAAGGTTCCAGACCGGATTTAAATGTACCTATGCGGGAAATTCAACTCCATCCCACTTCCACTCCAACTGGTGAGGTAGGGAATCCACCTGTTCGTGTATATGACACAAGCGGTCCTTACACCGATCCTGCTTACGCGGTGGACATCCGAAAAGGGCTTCCGGCTTTGCGCCGCAACTGGATTCTGGAGCGCGGTGATGTGGAAGAGTACGAGGGACGTGAAGTGAAACCGGAAGATGACGGTTTCCGTGCGGACGACCCGCGGGCCAACCGGGAAGTGTTTCCGGGGCTGAACCGCAAACCTCTGCGGGCGAAGCCGGGGCGCAATGTTACGCAATTGCACTACGCCCGCAAAGGGATTATTACCCCCGAGATGGAGTTCATTGCAATCAGGGAAGGCTTAACTCCGGAATTTGTACGGGATGAAGTAGCTCGCGGACGCGCCATCATTCCGGCGAACATCAATCATCCGGAAAGCGAGCCGATGATTATCGGTCGGAATTTTCATGTGAAAGTGAATGCCAATATCGGGAACTCGGCCGTTACTTCCTCGATTGAGGAAGAAGTGGAGAAAATGACGTGGGCGACCCGGTGGGGAGCCGATACGATCATGGATCTCTCGACGGGGAAGAACATTCACACCACACGGGAGTGGATCATTCGCAATTCACCGGTGCCGGTCGGAACAGTACCGATCTATCAGGCGCTTGAAAAAGTAAATGGGGTTGTGGAGGACCTGAGTTGGGAAGTCTACCGGGATACGCTGATCGAGCAGGCCGAACAAGGCGTTGATTACTTCACGATCCATGCTGGGGTGCTCCTGCGCTACATTCCTCTTACCTCGAAGCGTGTAACAGGAATCGTGTCCCGCGGAGGCTCCATAATGGCAGCCTGGTGTCTGGCCCATCACAAAGAGAACTTTCTGTATACCCATTTCGAAGAAATTTGCGAAATCATGAAAGCTTACGATGTGGCTTTTTCGCTGGGGGACGGATTGCGTCCGGGCTCCATTGCCGATGCTAATGACGAGGCCCAGTTTGCTGAGTTGAAGACTCTCGGGGAACTGACACAAATCGCATGGAAACATGATGTACAGGTAATGATTGAAGGGCCGGGGCATGTCCCGATGCACAAGATTAAGGAAAATGTAGACCTGCAGATGGAAATCTGCCAGGAAGCTCCCTTCTATACATTGGGACCGCTCACAACCGACATTGCTCCCGGGTATGACCATATCACCTCGGCGATAGGGGCTGCGATGATTGGGTGGTTCGGAACTGCCATGCTGTGCTATGTTACACCGAAGGAACATCTGGGGCTGCCGAACAAGAACGATGTGCGGGAAGGGGTTATCGCCTACAAGATAGCCGCTCATGCCGCCGATCTGGCAAAAGGCCATCCGAACGCGCAAAAACGGGACGATGCATTGTCCAAGGCGCGCTTTGAATTCCGCTGGCGCGATCAATTCAATCTTTCGCTGGATCCGGAGAGGGCCATGGAATACCACGATGAAACCCTTCCGGCGGAAGCAGCCAAGACATCGCACTTTTGCTCCATGTGCGGTCCGAAATTCTGCAGCATGCGGATTACGCAGGATATTCGCCAGTATGCGGAGGCCAAAGGGATAGACGCGGAGACGGCAATTGATGAAGGGCTGGAGGAGAAAGCAAAGGAGTTCCGGGAAGCGGGAAGCCAGATTTACAGGTAA